One genomic window of Numida meleagris isolate 19003 breed g44 Domestic line chromosome 1, NumMel1.0, whole genome shotgun sequence includes the following:
- the LOC110408652 gene encoding dachshund homolog 1-like, translated as MAVPAALIPPAPLVPPQPPVSTSAACTTTTTTSSAAATSSPAPAIAPPPPASGTNLFRPEPIAAPAAAAATVTSTATTTTTGGSGGGGGSGGGSPSLGTGTGTGGGTSGTSTPNAGAAGSLPGKPVYSTPSPVENTPQNNECKMVDLRGAKVASFTVEGCELICLPQAFDLFLKHLVGGLHTVYTKLKRLEITPVVCNVEQVRILRGLGAIQPGVNRCKLITRKDFETLYNDCTNARYSWEIS; from the coding sequence ATGGCCGTTCCGGCTGCGCTGATCCCTCCGGCCCCGCTGGTCCCCCCTCAGCCTCCGGTCTCAACTTCTGCCGCctgcaccaccaccaccaccacctcctcgGCGGCCGCCACCTCCTCTCCGGCTCCGGCCATCGCTCCCCCGCCGCCCGCCTCGGGGACAAACCTATTCCGCCCGGAGCCCATCGCAgcgccggcggcggcggcggccacAGTCACCTCCAccgccaccaccaccaccaccggAGGCAGCGGCGGaggcggcggcagcggcggcggcagcCCCAGCCTGGGCACCGGCACCGGCACCGGCGGCGGCACCTCCGGCACCTCCACGCCCAACGCCGGCGCGGCCGGCAGCCTGCCCGGCAAGCCCGTGTACTCGACCCCGTCCCCGGTGGAGAACACCCCCCAGAATAACGAGTGCAAGATGGTGGATCTGAGGGGGGCCAAAGTGGCCTCCTTCACCGTGGAGGGCTGCGAGCTCATCTGCCTGCCCCAGGCGTTCGACCTCTTCCTGAAGCACTTGGTGGGGGGCTTGCACACGGTCTACACCAAGCTGAAGCGCCTGGAGATCACGCCCGTGGTCTGCAACGTGGAGCAGGTCCGCATCCTGCGCGGGCTGGGGGCCATCCAGCCCGGCGTCAACCGCTGTAAGCTCATCACCAGGAAGGACTTCGAAACTTTGTACAACGACTGCACCAACGCCAG